Within the Gadus chalcogrammus isolate NIFS_2021 chromosome 15, NIFS_Gcha_1.0, whole genome shotgun sequence genome, the region acacaacagacaacGACAAAAGGTGTGTGAGGAagagggtgatggaggtgggtgGGTACCAGAGCAGGAGGCCTTCATCAGGTGAATCCTCTCCCTCAGGTCAGCAAACGCTACATTCTCATTGGCCCTCTGCAACTGTCCGTCATCAATGTCCACACCCAGGAAATGGACGTCCTGTAAGAGGGTCCATTGGTGGGCTTTAGAACGGGGTTGACAAGGACCATGTATAACTTCATCAACAGGCATTCTGGGTAATGTAGTCCTGACCTTGTGATCCTGTGCAGCCTCCAGTAATATGGTTCCTACGCCGCACATCGGGTCCAGCACACACCAGCCTGGCtgatacacacaatacacaacatGTTACACACAACGCAAAACATGATGTTATACACAACAGCTTGGCtgatacacacaatacacaacatGTATCACACAATTCACAGCATGTAACACACACCAGCCTGGCTGATTCACACTTTATACACACCAGCCTGACtgatacacacaatacacaacatGTAACACACGATATGTTACACACaacactagggcccgaccgatttatcggcttgccgatttaatcggccgattatagcctttttgaaaataatcggcatcggccaaaaagacgccgattacaaccgatttatttatttatttttttaatgttattgcgcttagtatcctgcagattgcgctcctactcgccttgctaactaacaactttagctggagtaaaaaagaggagattgaattttaccgtacaagatgaaagcacgctcgctcaggcagctgcgcactcacctcaccaatgtacacaaggcgcgttgtttgagcatgttgtgcctgtttttctttaggtcccaggccatgttaatttgttatactgtagactctaacggtgaaaccatactgctcagcacgcacgtgttagtcactgctcacgagcgcagcacattgggagttagttatttattttacattacactcatttttgactgtatactaaaacactcaaaggttctgcattcaattcacatattcttcaaaagtgtttaaagtatatttaaggtatcaaaaactacgttttatatgctttttttttctttctttttttatcggccgattaaatcgtaatcgtaatttttctctgaaaataatcggcatcggcactcaaaaatcaatatcggtcgggccctacacAACACCTAACCCACCTGTATGCCGGCCAGCGAGCCGAGGGTCCAGGCCACGGTTGACCGGAGCCCTGTGGTCCTCATGTAGCTCCTGCTGGCTAGGGgcagtctgacacacacacacacacacacacacacacacacacacacacacacacacaaaatgttaaGATACCAgcggtcaaacacacacacaaccacacactctggtgtgacctttgaccctgctgaggtcaggggtcagaggggaCATTCCTGACCTGGTGAGGGGAATCCCGAGGATGCTGTGGTCCCCACTCAGGTACACGCtcacctgcagggggggggggggggggggttaccatGGGGACAGGAGTCACGTGACCCGGGGGTCATGTGACGCGGGGTTGGTCATGTGACCCCGGGGGCCGGGGTCGAAAGGTGGATAGGGTTGTTTACCTCCAGCTGGGGGCTCCTCAGCTCCACCCTCCAGCCCAGCAGTCTGCTCAGCCCTGAGCCAATCACACGGCTCGCCTCCTGCAGCGCAGAACACAACAGACTCACGCAGTCACCACGGCGACAAGACAGTAATGTTTATCATAGCCTTCTGTCCGTCTCTCGCCGGGAGCATCGCTGGACCCGaccggcagacagacagactggtgtTTGAGCTGCGTACCTGGGAGTTGAGACAGCGACTCAGGGGTCCTGAGAGCTTACAGTTGACCCTGAAGGAGAGCGCCTCTGAAGGGAAGGGGGAAGAGAGATGCTCCTTCTGTCTCATTATCTTTccgtcttcctctcctcctcctcctccaacctctCTTCCGCcacctttctttctcttctctccacGCTTATGTTCTGCATTCACTCCATCActgctttcctcctcctcctccccctccgcttgtctctcgctccttctTCCATCtgcactcccctcctctccctgctgtgttctcctccctctctcctcctccctgccaccTGTCTTCCTCTGGGGTCCGGCTCCCCGCAGAACGTCTGAGTCACAACGCTCtatctccccctgcaggccgtcTGAGCCAAGGCGCTCtatctccccctgcaggccgtcTGAGCCACGGCGCTTTGTCGCCCCTTGCAGGCCGTCTGAGCCACGGcgctctgtctccccctgcaggcggCTCCAGGTCAGCGCAGCATCGCCCCACTGACGCCCATCACCCAGCAGCTTGGACTGGAGGAGGGAAGCCACCTTAactaggacagacagacagacagacagacagacagacagacagacagacagacagacagacagacagacagacagacagacagacagacagacagacagacagacagacagacagacagacagacagacagacagacagacaggcagacaggcaggcggaCATTGGGAGAggtcaacagacagacagagacagacacagagaataACACAAGACACTAATAATCAGAGGGTAGCGATGAATGGAAGCCCCCTACCTGGGCAGGTGTGGGCCGGCAGGGCGACCGGGCCGTCTCGTGACACCAACAGGAACAGCCTCTCTGCAGACTTCAGCCGCCGCAGCGCGTCCATCCCCGCGGAGGTCCGGAACAGGACTTTACCGGAGACGTGACATACCTGAATACAGCCCGGGGTTCGGGGTTAGGGTCCACACTGACCGCCAAACCCCGACCCTCGTGGGGTCAGAAGAACACCCTAATGTTGGCATACCCTCATACTCTATCCCCACGCTGTCCTTTCGCAGATAAAACCAATGCCCTGTGCCCAGGTCGTTAAGAGGTACAGaaaacaagtacaacatgtatGAGCTTTCAACTGTTCAATCATTGTTTATAATACTAATATCGGTCCCCTGCCTTCTAATATATATACTGGCCATGTACATTACATGTTTAGCCCAAATAATACCAGGGTTTCCTACAGTACAAGTACGCGGTAGAATGGCATCAGGAACGTCAACTTAGTAATGATGGATATAGCATGAGTATAgtatattatgaatataatcCCATTACACAGAGCCAGGGACAGTATTGCCGTTCTAGCAGGTGTATGGGGGAGCGACCAACAGACTGATGGTTCCAACACCCCGCGGACCGAGGAGAGCTCACCTCTTCAGCCCCCAGTCGGGTCCTCAGCTCCCGGACCAGAACCTCCTCCAGCCCGCCGCCCGCCGTGCAGAAGAACCTCCGCTCCTCCGTCAGACCTCTGCTCGGTCCTAATGGTTCAGAACCCATAAGGTCTCTGCACGTTCCTAATGGTTCAGAACCCTTCAGATCTCTGCTCAGTCCTAATGGTTCTAATGGTTCAGATCCCGCCATGCCGCGCCGGACCTTCGACTGTTTACACCGGAAGCGGAAGTAGAGCTTCAACAGCGGGTAAAAGCAGAGCccgttctcctcatattagacattctctggtaaAAGTTAGCTAAAGGTTCGATATTCGCTGGATATTCGGTTTTCATTAACCCCGCAATCGGATTAATCAACACAATTGCAATTGACATTATCGCAACTTACACATTTCCGATGTGATCATGTACCAATGGACAGATGTTTACACATatgcaataatataataactcTCATAAAGTACGGCTCATTCTTCAAAACTCCGGAAAATAACTTTATAAGTACTAAATCTACATTTAGTCCCGAGTATCTAAGCGGTACATGGATACAAAATTATTGAGAAGCTCTAAACTGGTGCATAACTAATAAACGATCAGCATTAGAGCTCCTCAAGGGGGCTCGAACCCTCACCCACCATCACATGGTTCAGGGACGAGTCCAAACGAATGAACACTATGAGTGAGATTCAGTCAAGGATGTATTTTAGGCTTTATTGTATATCAGTGTGTAAAAAAAACGACCATTCAACAAAGCAGACAATTCAAgcatacaatttaaaaaatgttttcaaaaaacatatttacaaaaaaaatcccTTTTAATAATGGGACAATGTTGCCTTCATGAAATCAACTAAACATACAGTATTTATTGGCAGTGGTGAATATTAGTTAGAATTTGAAAGTGTGAATGTTCTGATCTGTTCAGAGTATGTAAACAGAATTGCGGATGTGAGGGGGTTAAGgcgtccatctcctccaccaggatGTGAGAGGCTGAATTTGTGCAAAGCTTCACATGAGAAGTGTTTATTTGGAAGTTCTCTCAACAGGATCAGAGCAACGAAGGCTTTGATCTCAGGCTACAATCGTCTTCTCAAGGACGCACTGGGACAGAGAAGatgaaatataatttaaaaaaacatgaacacaataatatGCGCCTGGCGTAAAGATAAGCAGCTGGTTTCTTAGCAACCAGCATCCCAGTGTCAAAACTTTCAATCTTTATTTACAAAACGATAGAGCGCAATTAAATTCTAACAACCATGTAGCCAAATATTGATTAGACATTAACGTAAAAAAATGATTTGTCTGTTGGAAGTAGAGCAAATTAACTTTTCTTAGGAATGGTTTGGACCTGAGAAAGTTCTGTATGTTAAGGGATGCCTGAATGCTGATTCGACAGTTGGTTGCCATGGCTTCGGTTGTATGACAGGCCCTAATCGGTTGGACAGCGCTACAAGTTACTCAAGCTGTTTGTGATTGGCTCCACTCTGAGCAGATCACAGACAGCTGCTTGTAAAACGTGGTTTCACCAGAGATGGCGCTGGGGTCCCATTTGTGGCTCTTTGAATGTAACGAGGATGGGTTTCTGTTCTCCTGATCAGTGGGTCAGCTGCGCTGCTCCACCACCCGGCCCGAGGCCAGCTCCTCTAGAGGATCATCTCCAGGGGAACCTAGTCTGGGACAGGGGACCACCCTACAGAGGAACCTGGTCTGAGAGGGGGACAGGGCACTACCCTAGGGAGGGAGGTGTGTTCTAAGGCCTGAAGCCATGGAGGAGAACATCAGAAGGCATGGGGAGGTTCTCCAGAGGAACCAGAAGGCATGGGGAGGTTCTCCAGAGGAACCAGAAGGCATGGGGAGCCATGGAGGGGAACCTCAGAAGGCATGGGGAGGTTCTCCAGAGGAACCAGAAGGCCCGTCTGGCTCTGCTCCCCCCCTAGCCGCCGCATCAGTGGAAGTTGAACTTGACCTTCTCAATGTCGGCGATCAGCGTCCGCGCTAGGTAGATCCCCACCATCTGGAGACACAACCCGCAGTTAACCACTAACTAACCCCCACTACTTCATCAGCTACTGGTTACGACTAactaaccctcactactgcATCAGCTACTGGTTACCACTAACTAACCCCCACTACTGCATCAGCTACTGGTTACCACTAACTAACCCCCACTACTGCATCAGCTACTGGTTACCACTAACTAACCCCCACTGCTGCATCAGCTACTGGTTACCACTTACTAACCACCACTACTGAATCAGCTACTGGTTACCAGTAACTAATCCCCACTACTGCATCACCCTATGGTTACCCGTAACTGACCCCCACTACTGCATCAGCTACTGGTTACCATTAACTAACCCCCACTACTGCATCAGCTACTGGTTACCATTAACTCACCCCCAGTATTGAATCAGCTACTGGTTACCAGTAACTAACCCCCACTACTGCATCAGCTACTGGTTACCATTAACTAACCCCCAGTACTGAATCAGCTACTGGTTACCAGTAACTAATCCCCACTACTGCATCAGCTACCACAAACTAACCCCCATTACTGCATCATCCTATGGTTACCCGTAACTGACCCCCACTACTGCATCAGCTACTGGTTACCATTAACTAACCCCCTCTACTGCATCAGCTACTGGTTACCATTAACTCACCCCCAGTATTGAATCAGCTACTGGTTACCAGTAACTAACCCCCACTACTGCATCAGCTACTGGTTACCATTAACTAACCCCCAGTACTGAATCAGCTACTGGTTACCAGTAACTAAGCCCCACTACTGCATCAGCTACCGGTTACCACTAACTAAGCCCCACTACTGCATCATCTTACGAGTACCAGTAACTAACTATTATTAACTTTACAACTGGGTTAGAATTAGCTACTACTGTTAATAcagtggttagtttaggttaacTAGTTTCTCAGCTGGTTAACCAGTGATTAAACTCTTACCTGTAGCAGGGAGATGACGATGAAGACGATGGCCACTGTGTACATGTTGCCTGGCAACCAGTCCTCCAAAGCTGGGATGCAGCCCTTGGTGTAGATATCCATCCAGTCGTCctgagactgacacacacacacacacacacacacacacacacacacacacacacacacggattaAAAGCATTAACAGCAGAGCTCTTATGTCCATATTTCATAGATAGGACTAAAGAGAGCCTCACCTTTAATCTGACGTCGTAGCCACACTGCGTGTTGATCACTGTGTCCTGCAGGGGGCGACAAACGGTTAACCAGGAACTAACTCATATAGAAAGGAGGGACAGACatcacgcagacacagacatcacacagacagacagatatcacacagacagacagacatcacacagacagacagtaaaagacacagacacagaaacaaagacacagataaagacacagacagagagacagacaacacaaagataagagagacagacacagacagacagtgtgtctCACCGCGGGGTCCTTCCTGCAGCAGGAGAAGGGGACCCCACACTTCTCCCGGCTGCGGTGCGTCCCGTTGCAGCTGAAGTAGACGTTGCGGTCCCAGTCGTTGGGCTCCTGGGCCCCGCAGCAGTGGTTCTGGAGGACCGCAGGGCCGTTACTACGGCTACATACTCACAGGGCCGTTACTACGGCTACATACTCACAGGACCGTTACTACGGCTACATTACTCACAGGGTGGTTACTACGGCTACATTACTCACAGGGCGGTTACTACGGCTACATACTCACAGGGCCGTTACTACGGCTACATACTCACAGGGCCGTTACTACGGCTACATACTCACAGGACCGTTACTACGGCTACATTACTCACAGGGCCGTTACTACGGCTACATACTCACAGGGCCGTTACTACGGCTACATACTCACAGGACCGTTACTACGGCTACATTACTCACAGGGCCGTTACTACGGCTACATTACTCACAGGGCCGTTACTACGGCTACATACTCACAGGGCCGTTACTACGGCTACATACTCACAGGGCCGTTACTACGGCTACATACTAACAGGACCGTCACTACGGCTACATAATAACAGCCCCACCCCCtgtcagccccgcccccaggcagccccgccccccctcaacCCGCCCTACCAGCCTCTGCAGGGAGTCGATGAGGTTCTGCAGGTCGATGTCGTCGCGATACGCCTTGATGTTGTTCAGGAAGAAGTCGTTGATCCAGTCGCGAACCTGGCCCtggaacaccaccaccagcacggCCGCCGTCAGCTCCAGGAAGAAGATGAACCCGATCAGCCCTGAGAACTGAGAGCACACCGCCAGGACACCGTCAGTACAGCACACCGTCACACCGTCAACATGCTCAAAACCCCACACTgtcaccacacaacacaacaccgtcACCACCGTCAGAGGGAGCGGACGTACAAACTTGAGCAGGCAGATGTTCTCCCGGAGCGCGCCCACGCAGCCGGCGAAGCCCAGGATGAAGGTGAtggcccccaccaccagcaccatccaCACCGGGTCCAGCCCGTGCATCCGGGTCACCTGGGTGAGGTCAAGCAGCacgccctggggggggggggggggggcggggcgttAGGGAAGGGGTACCGCTGAGACAGAGGAGgttctacacacatacactccttTTATACAGTTTAAGTCTGAGCCCTGAGCTCAGTGTCGCCATGGAGACGGTGATTATTATAATGAACCACACCGCCTTCACTACTGGACCACACGGATGGCCGTcatctagagacagagaggtaccaAACAGTTCCTCCGTAGTCACCTCATCCTCATGACCTCACAGACCTCCAGTttcaggaggaagaggcggaggtcatgtgaggaggaggaggtcatgtGAGGAGGAGATGTGGTGTGAGGAGCAGCCGATCTTTACCTTCTCGCTCCAGGCCCAGAATCCGATGGCGATGAAGGCGGCGCCGGCCAGCTGAAACACAAACAGGACGTGGGCAGGGTCAGGCATGGGCGGGGTCAGGGTGTGGGCGTGGTCATGACATGGGCATGTAGTCCCCTCAGCTGAGGGTACACCACACCCattccttctctcactctctaaatTTCTACATGAATTATACATTTCTTCTATTTCGGGCCTTTTATTTTTACTGTTATTTGGGCCCAGCCACTGTGACGCCTAACGCTCAACTAACTCCACACGGTCTGACAGGGAGTTGCCATTGCGTCAAAGGAAGTGAGCGACA harbors:
- the thumpd2 gene encoding THUMP domain-containing protein 2 isoform X2 gives rise to the protein MAGSEPLEPLGLSRDLKGSEPLGTCRDLMGSEPLGPSRGLTEERRFFCTAGGGLEEVLVRELRTRLGAEEVCHVSGKVLFRTSAGMDALRRLKSAERLFLLVSRDGPVALPAHTCPGGEPCDWLRAEQTAGLEGGAEEPPAGGERVPEWGPQHPRDSPHQTAPSQQELHEDHRAPVNRGLDPRLAGRHTGWCVLDPMCGVGTILLEAAQDHKDVHFLGVDIDDGQLQRANENVAFADLRERIHLMKASCSGLPVCSSSVDAVVCDLPFGRKFNTKTNMADSLLCIVSEMERVLRPGGSLVLLLSPPMSCQLKKLQPGPRPGTQLPQAPGTQAPETQAPGTQPPGTQPPQDPQDPGLQAGPLSSLRLQATHRLSLGAIDGLVHSYVKRGAL
- the tspan14 gene encoding tetraspanin-14, which translates into the protein MHYYRYESAEVSCCFKYLMFSYNIIFWLAGAAFIAIGFWAWSEKGVLLDLTQVTRMHGLDPVWMVLVVGAITFILGFAGCVGALRENICLLKFFSGLIGFIFFLELTAAVLVVVFQGQVRDWINDFFLNNIKAYRDDIDLQNLIDSLQRLNHCCGAQEPNDWDRNVYFSCNGTHRSREKCGVPFSCCRKDPADTVINTQCGYDVRLKSQDDWMDIYTKGCIPALEDWLPGNMYTVAIVFIVISLLQMVGIYLARTLIADIEKVKFNFH
- the thumpd2 gene encoding THUMP domain-containing protein 2 isoform X1 produces the protein MAGSEPLEPLGLSRDLKGSEPLGTCRDLMGSEPLGPSRGLTEERRFFCTAGGGLEEVLVRELRTRLGAEEVCHVSGKVLFRTSAGMDALRRLKSAERLFLLVSRDGPVALPAHTCPVKVASLLQSKLLGDGRQWGDAALTWSRLQGETERRGSDGLQGATKRRGSDGLQGEIERLGSDGLQGEIERCDSDVLRGAGPQRKTGGREEERGRRTQQGEEGSADGRRSERQAEGEEEEESSDGVNAEHKRGEKRKKGGGREVGGGGGEEDGKIMRQKEHLSSPFPSEALSFRVNCKLSGPLSRCLNSQEASRVIGSGLSRLLGWRVELRSPQLEVSVYLSGDHSILGIPLTRLPLASRSYMRTTGLRSTVAWTLGSLAGIQPGWCVLDPMCGVGTILLEAAQDHKDVHFLGVDIDDGQLQRANENVAFADLRERIHLMKASCSGLPVCSSSVDAVVCDLPFGRKFNTKTNMADSLLCIVSEMERVLRPGGSLVLLLSPPMSCQLKKLQPGPRPGTQLPQAPGTQAPETQAPGTQPPGTQPPQDPQDPGLQAGPLSSLRLQATHRLSLGAIDGLVHSYVKRGAL